One region of Mesomycoplasma ovipneumoniae genomic DNA includes:
- the greA gene encoding transcription elongation factor GreA, whose amino-acid sequence MKKMMNDEVLLTQQKLDEIKKELEHLINVERVNVIQEIKDARSQGDLSENAEYDVAREKQGIIESKIREFEAIIAKAKIIETRSGSKRVSIGSKVTLKNLESGLVQTFQIVSSIDADPFANKISNFSPIAQVLLGQHEGDEVEVDVNEKYSVKILEVTNE is encoded by the coding sequence ATGAAAAAAATGATGAACGACGAAGTTCTTTTAACACAACAAAAACTTGATGAAATAAAAAAAGAACTTGAACATTTAATAAATGTTGAGCGTGTTAATGTAATTCAAGAAATTAAAGACGCTCGTTCTCAAGGCGATCTTTCTGAAAATGCCGAATATGATGTAGCCCGTGAAAAACAAGGGATAATTGAGTCAAAAATACGTGAATTTGAAGCTATTATTGCTAAAGCAAAAATAATTGAAACTCGTTCAGGATCAAAACGAGTTTCAATCGGATCAAAAGTTACCCTTAAAAATCTTGAAAGTGGTTTAGTTCAAACTTTTCAAATTGTTTCTTCAATTGACGCTGATCCTTTTGCGAATAAAATTTCCAATTTTTCACCAATTGCACAAGTTCTTTTAGGTCAGCATGAAGGGGACGAAGTTGAAGTTGATGTAAATGAAAAATACTCGGTTAAAATTTTGGAAGTAACTAACGAATAA
- a CDS encoding MATE family efflux transporter: MHFSIKKFFPDSPEMWKKFAKITIPVILATLFISINNFVDNFMVSQISGGITAVGMANFWTGIVFSFIISINTIGSIIFAQYWGKKEFKLAQQVNNIRYILCFIVILFFAVLSWAFPESLLRVVQWRRGSSNLDQSIFDQAKSYLFIISFSWILFAYIVTSSGILREIGVMKVSVLFNTLTLVMNIGLNFFLIPLMGVSGSALATVISRLITSFLMYLYQLFYKKEVSLSILKMFQIERNIWKQFFARFVGMSLVTIASLIISIRSVLWSQSLPPGSIGIDDGSGFYKFWGIGFLTISGIILTIANIFFTTFASIQTSVSIVVGQNLGQNKIELAKKNAAMLKGFLFVVSVVMSVVAFIIVFVITKTDLITKGIQEQVQKGMSDYFTENNLPIDQAVIDAQKVLAVDFYLNQIFIICIVIILINPIWVQINASLTIIKAGGRANFASWWDFFTGLGQLIWQILIVFVLIPLVSEVHLKLFISLTVFYLSDILKWIIFELIYLKSNWAINLTLENSALKESI, from the coding sequence ATGCATTTTTCAATAAAAAAATTTTTTCCTGATTCGCCAGAAATGTGGAAAAAATTTGCTAAAATTACTATTCCAGTAATTTTAGCAACGCTTTTTATTTCGATAAATAATTTTGTTGATAATTTCATGGTTTCCCAAATCAGCGGTGGTATTACGGCTGTCGGGATGGCCAATTTTTGAACAGGAATTGTTTTTTCTTTTATAATTTCGATTAACACAATCGGGTCGATTATTTTTGCCCAATACTGAGGAAAAAAAGAATTTAAACTGGCCCAACAAGTAAATAATATTAGGTATATTCTTTGTTTTATTGTTATTTTATTTTTTGCTGTTCTTTCCTGAGCTTTTCCTGAAAGTCTGCTTAGAGTCGTTCAGTGAAGAAGGGGTTCGTCAAATTTAGACCAAAGTATTTTTGATCAAGCAAAAAGTTACTTATTTATAATAAGTTTTTCTTGAATTTTGTTTGCCTACATTGTCACTTCCTCGGGAATTTTACGCGAAATTGGCGTAATGAAAGTTTCTGTTCTTTTTAACACTTTGACTTTAGTAATGAATATTGGCCTTAATTTTTTCCTAATTCCACTAATGGGAGTCTCTGGTTCAGCGCTTGCAACTGTAATTTCAAGACTAATAACCTCTTTTTTAATGTATTTGTATCAACTTTTTTATAAAAAAGAAGTTAGTCTCTCAATTTTAAAAATGTTTCAAATTGAGAGAAACATTTGAAAGCAGTTTTTTGCCCGTTTTGTCGGAATGTCACTTGTAACTATTGCCTCTTTAATTATTTCAATCCGTTCAGTTCTTTGATCTCAAAGTTTGCCGCCCGGTTCAATTGGGATTGACGATGGCAGTGGTTTTTATAAATTTTGAGGCATAGGATTTTTGACCATTTCAGGAATTATTCTCACAATTGCTAACATTTTTTTTACAACTTTTGCCTCAATTCAGACAAGTGTTTCGATTGTTGTTGGTCAAAATTTAGGCCAAAACAAAATTGAACTAGCTAAAAAAAACGCTGCAATGCTAAAAGGTTTTTTATTTGTTGTTTCAGTTGTTATGTCAGTTGTGGCCTTTATTATTGTTTTTGTTATCACAAAAACTGACTTGATCACAAAGGGAATTCAAGAACAAGTTCAAAAAGGAATGTCTGATTATTTCACAGAAAATAATTTGCCAATTGATCAAGCAGTTATTGATGCCCAAAAAGTTTTAGCCGTTGATTTTTATCTAAATCAGATTTTTATTATCTGTATAGTTATAATTTTAATTAATCCAATTTGGGTTCAAATTAATGCCTCTTTAACAATAATTAAAGCCGGCGGACGGGCTAATTTTGCTAGTTGGTGAGACTTTTTTACCGGTTTGGGCCAACTTATTTGACAAATTCTTATAGTTTTTGTTCTTATCCCTCTTGTTTCTGAAGTTCATTTAAAACTTTTTATTTCACTGACAGTTTTTTATCTTTCAGATATTTTAAAGTGAATTATTTTTGAATTAATTTATCTAAAAAGCAATTGAGCGATTAATTTGACGCTTGAAAATTCAGCCTTAAAAGAATCTATTTAA
- a CDS encoding BC85_0335 family putative methyltransferase — MKKNKLIKKYNFEHQSQNYDQWINLKSQITELESDVWLVESLELVINKIRETNSKTNLFVEKDGIVACLSQKNIQNSTNTVFDSWLDQNSLTKNIEKLQINNLNYTSNFETFFDFILISAEINPKNFLEFLEKVKIGGHLVWKYKKNQRRAILKMLKLHKIHFDEFFYYNFLIIQKK, encoded by the coding sequence GTGAAAAAAAATAAATTAATTAAAAAATATAATTTTGAACACCAAAGTCAAAATTATGATCAATGAATAAATCTAAAATCACAAATCACTGAATTAGAAAGTGATGTTTGGCTTGTTGAAAGTCTTGAGCTTGTTATTAATAAAATAAGGGAGACAAATTCAAAAACAAATTTATTTGTTGAAAAAGATGGAATTGTGGCTTGTCTTAGTCAAAAAAATATCCAAAACTCAACAAATACAGTTTTTGATTCTTGGCTTGATCAAAACAGTTTGACAAAAAATATTGAAAAACTGCAAATAAATAATCTAAATTACACAAGCAATTTCGAGACTTTTTTTGATTTTATTTTAATTTCGGCAGAAATTAACCCTAAAAATTTTCTAGAATTTTTAGAAAAGGTTAAAATTGGCGGACACTTAGTCTGAAAATATAAAAAAAATCAACGAAGGGCAATTTTAAAGATGTTAAAATTGCATAAAATTCATTTTGATGAATTTTTTTATTATAATTTTTTGATAATTCAAAAAAAATAA
- a CDS encoding LytS/YhcK type 5TM receptor domain-containing protein, which translates to MTKLTNMKISFVAIFISISVIMLIIGVRLAPFAILPNFRFSIIGLPIKITGFIFGPIVGFLTGLLADLITFLFIPGVYSWYYTLSLSLTGFIPGVFFWFFVVQGKKWFQKDKILERLGDKIFAQKREIFNYTYHAISHNSKDINLERKMRQNLLRLQKKVAKVQGWTEEKALLNFYWISSFVVLALIAAAVISTVVFNSSIDFSQARFISSKTSFLILILFGTFSMIIFLLVARFINFFRKNDRYLTLVPIVAFSALHEPIASVLAAKGDVESGALNNFETAFLTHIIISPAKIWINASVIYFTARAVVPLVYKKFSYSLT; encoded by the coding sequence ATGACTAAATTGACAAATATGAAAATCTCTTTTGTGGCGATTTTCATATCAATTTCGGTAATTATGTTAATAATTGGGGTCAGATTAGCTCCTTTTGCTATTTTGCCTAATTTCCGCTTTTCAATTATTGGACTGCCGATTAAAATAACAGGCTTTATTTTTGGGCCAATAGTTGGTTTTTTAACTGGTTTACTAGCTGATTTGATTACTTTTTTGTTTATTCCAGGCGTTTATTCTTGGTATTATACTCTTAGCCTTTCACTTACTGGGTTTATTCCTGGTGTTTTCTTTTGATTTTTTGTTGTTCAAGGGAAAAAATGATTTCAAAAAGATAAAATTTTAGAACGCTTAGGGGATAAAATTTTTGCGCAAAAGCGAGAAATTTTTAACTACACTTATCATGCAATTAGCCATAACTCAAAAGATATAAACTTAGAGCGAAAAATGCGCCAAAATTTGCTTAGATTACAAAAAAAAGTTGCTAAAGTTCAAGGCTGAACCGAAGAAAAAGCTTTACTGAATTTTTATTGAATATCGAGTTTTGTTGTGTTGGCTTTAATAGCTGCGGCAGTTATTTCGACCGTTGTGTTTAATTCTTCTATTGATTTTAGCCAAGCGCGTTTCATTTCTAGCAAAACTTCGTTTTTAATTCTGATTCTTTTTGGTACTTTTTCAATGATTATCTTTTTACTTGTTGCGCGTTTTATTAACTTTTTCCGTAAAAATGATCGATATTTGACTCTTGTTCCAATCGTTGCATTTTCTGCCTTGCACGAACCAATTGCAAGCGTTCTTGCCGCAAAAGGTGATGTAGAATCTGGCGCACTTAATAATTTTGAAACCGCTTTTTTAACACATATAATTATTTCTCCTGCCAAAATTTGGATTAATGCCTCTGTTATTTATTTCACCGCAAGAGCTGTTGTACCGCTAGTTTATAAAAAATTCTCTTACTCTCTTACTTAA